In a genomic window of Bradyrhizobium sp. LLZ17:
- a CDS encoding nitroreductase family protein: protein MTAFATAAIGSSISFSINSILFAISTILAKDDLIRGRRAKRGYTNKPVPIEVVKDILSIARLAPSSSNTQPWKCAVLTGKARERIVAAAVKNFSDNHDTLALEYPFFPDPRLSPDL from the coding sequence TTGACTGCATTTGCCACAGCCGCGATTGGGTCTTCAATTTCCTTTTCGATTAACTCGATCCTATTTGCGATTTCCACTATCTTAGCAAAAGACGACCTCATCAGAGGACGTCGGGCGAAACGTGGCTATACGAATAAGCCTGTTCCAATTGAAGTTGTCAAAGACATCCTGTCGATCGCGAGGCTTGCTCCTAGTTCAAGCAATACTCAACCATGGAAGTGCGCCGTGCTGACCGGGAAGGCCCGCGAACGGATCGTTGCGGCCGCGGTGAAAAACTTCAGCGACAACCATGACACGCTCGCTCTAGAGTATCCATTCTTTCCCGACCCTCGACTATCCCCCGATTTGTAG
- the rhaI gene encoding L-rhamnose catabolism isomerase, giving the protein MTGFSISEDFLQSENAGRKIALDEDYAALARALGRRGIDTEAVIEKVMAFGVAIPTWGVGTGGTRFARFPGPGEPRHIVDKLEDCATIHQLVRATPTVSPHFPWDTTRDYAALREIAASCGLAFDAVNSNTFQDQPNQKYSYKFGSLSHVDGAVRAQAIVHNIDCIDIGRQLGSKALTVWIADGSNFAGQSNLTSAFDRYLESMREIYTELPGDWRVFLEHKLYEPAFYSTVISDWGTSFAAAQELGPKAQCLIDLGHHAPNVNIEQIVARLVRFNKLGGFHFHDSKYGDDDLDTGSVEPFRLFLVFNELVDAQNRDPDGSAPAFMLDQSHNVTDPIESLMQSAIELQRAYAQTLIVDRPALAAAQQANDALAAHLEIKCAYTADVSPILGMARYRAGGAIAPIEAYRTAGYRKQKAKERPPVAGASAGIV; this is encoded by the coding sequence ATGACCGGATTTTCGATCAGCGAGGACTTTCTCCAGAGCGAAAACGCCGGACGAAAGATTGCGCTCGATGAGGATTACGCCGCGCTGGCGCGTGCGCTGGGGCGCCGCGGCATCGACACCGAGGCGGTGATCGAAAAGGTCATGGCATTTGGCGTCGCGATTCCGACCTGGGGTGTCGGCACCGGCGGCACGCGGTTTGCGCGCTTCCCCGGTCCCGGCGAACCCCGCCATATCGTCGACAAGCTTGAGGATTGTGCCACCATCCACCAGCTGGTGCGCGCGACGCCGACGGTTTCGCCGCACTTCCCATGGGACACGACCCGCGACTACGCGGCGCTGCGCGAGATTGCTGCCAGTTGCGGTCTCGCCTTCGATGCCGTGAACTCGAACACGTTTCAGGATCAGCCGAACCAGAAATATTCCTATAAGTTCGGCTCGCTGTCGCATGTCGATGGCGCGGTCCGGGCACAAGCGATCGTGCACAACATAGATTGCATCGATATCGGCCGTCAACTCGGCTCAAAAGCACTGACGGTATGGATCGCCGACGGCTCCAACTTCGCGGGCCAGTCCAATCTGACCTCTGCATTCGACCGCTATCTCGAATCTATGCGCGAGATATACACGGAGCTGCCCGGCGACTGGCGGGTGTTTCTGGAGCACAAGCTGTACGAGCCGGCGTTCTATTCAACGGTCATTTCCGACTGGGGGACCAGCTTTGCCGCGGCGCAAGAACTTGGACCCAAGGCGCAATGCCTGATTGATCTCGGTCATCACGCGCCGAACGTGAATATCGAGCAGATCGTCGCACGCCTGGTGCGCTTCAACAAACTCGGTGGCTTCCATTTCCACGATTCGAAGTATGGCGACGACGATCTGGACACCGGCTCGGTTGAACCGTTTCGTCTGTTCTTGGTGTTCAATGAACTAGTAGATGCGCAGAACCGCGATCCCGACGGGAGCGCACCGGCCTTTATGCTTGATCAATCGCACAACGTGACCGATCCGATCGAGAGCCTGATGCAATCGGCGATCGAGTTGCAGCGAGCCTATGCCCAGACGCTGATCGTCGATCGCCCGGCGCTAGCCGCGGCACAGCAGGCCAACGACGCGCTGGCCGCCCATCTTGAGATCAAGTGCGCCTACACTGCCGATGTCTCGCCGATCCTCGGGATGGCACGGTACCGCGCCGGCGGCGCCATCGCGCCGATCGAAGCCTATCGCACGGCGGGCTACCGAAAGCAGAAGGCCAAGGAACGGCCGCCGGTCGCGGGAGCATCGGCGGGGATTGTTTGA